The Flaviramulus sp. BrNp1-15 genome has a window encoding:
- a CDS encoding TonB-dependent receptor, with translation MQKTIFKNINICAKRYLPVLMFFMVSQIALAQIQVKGVITDSNGLALPGVNILEKGTSNGVVSDFDGNYSISANENATLVFSYLGFTTQEVNINGRSTINISLTESLESLNEVIVIGYGSQLKEDISGSVASVDTEQLETIPQVSIDQMMQGRAAGVSITTNSGQPGSSVSVRIRGVNSISGSSEPLYIIDGVPVSGDAGSIGDPDSQGGTSPLSSLNPNDIESINILKDASATAIYGSRGSNGVVIVTTKRGKKGKAVISYDSFIAIQEPTNKIEVLDLPGYARLQNAINDIYGLNEVVEYLRPELLGRGTNWQEEIFENALMESHQISFSGGKEGTNYFVSAGHVNQDGTVIGSDFNRSTIRANINSKLSDRINFGVNITASRTDEKLTLNGRSDGIIGLSLLNNPSIPVYNLDGSFAGPVTPDEVAFALRNPIAEALSLRNKLRKNSILGNIYAEFKISENITHRTEFGGSFGTELQDRFTPSYSYGAIPAGANTLSITNRQNDYWIIKNFLTYNNTFNEKHDLTVMLGAEAQESSWGGSTSTDGDFVGNEVPILGTGDADDNNTQYKGSSALESYFGRLIYSFDNKYSLTASLRADGSSNFAAGNKWGYFPSVSAAWKMSNEDFMSDFNAIQNIKIYGGYGEVGNQNIPGFAYGSRLTTVNTGLGTGFLQFNFPNPDLVWESSVQTNFGLDFSLFDSSLSATIELYNKVSKDFLYQYAATDFITGGSAFGAIQAPWVNLGEMENKGIDVTLSYNTSSENFSWNSSLTVSHYKNKVRSLDNVTQINGTMNINYDGEQNITITRPGEPLGLFYGLEVEGLFRSVDDFEGAAIQYGRPFEDALFATTWLGDIKYKDQNNDGVIDDNDRTVIGNPHPDFTFGFQNSFNYKNFDLSVFLQGSYGNDVFNGIGRLLTAGNRTYTNQLNSVLDYWSVDNPDASSPRLARNDTRNIDVSDRYVEDGSYLRIQNVTLGYTLDSKLSEKIGIGKLKIYGSIQNLYTFTNYSGYDPEIGSYNQNTLLTGIDAGRYPSPRTYTLGVNVEF, from the coding sequence ATGCAAAAAACAATTTTTAAGAACATTAATATTTGTGCAAAACGTTATTTGCCTGTATTAATGTTTTTTATGGTTAGTCAAATTGCCTTAGCTCAAATTCAAGTTAAAGGGGTTATAACTGACTCTAATGGATTAGCCCTTCCAGGAGTAAATATACTTGAAAAAGGTACCAGCAATGGAGTTGTGAGTGATTTTGACGGAAATTATTCTATTTCTGCAAATGAAAACGCAACTTTAGTTTTTAGCTATTTGGGTTTTACAACTCAAGAGGTAAATATTAATGGCAGATCAACAATCAATATTTCTCTCACTGAAAGCTTAGAAAGCTTAAACGAAGTTATAGTAATTGGTTATGGGTCACAACTTAAAGAAGATATTAGTGGTTCTGTAGCATCTGTTGATACGGAACAACTGGAAACAATTCCACAGGTTAGTATAGACCAAATGATGCAAGGTAGAGCTGCTGGTGTAAGTATCACTACAAACTCTGGACAACCAGGTAGTTCGGTATCTGTTAGAATACGTGGTGTTAACTCCATTTCCGGATCTAGTGAACCTCTATATATTATAGATGGTGTGCCAGTTTCTGGAGATGCAGGCTCAATAGGTGATCCTGACTCTCAAGGGGGTACAAGCCCACTATCATCATTAAATCCGAATGATATTGAATCTATTAATATTTTAAAGGATGCATCTGCTACGGCTATTTATGGTTCTAGAGGTTCAAATGGTGTTGTTATTGTTACAACCAAAAGAGGAAAAAAAGGAAAAGCTGTAATCTCATATGATTCTTTTATAGCCATCCAAGAACCTACTAACAAAATTGAAGTTTTAGATTTACCAGGATATGCAAGATTACAAAATGCAATTAACGATATCTATGGTTTAAATGAAGTTGTAGAGTATCTAAGACCTGAGTTACTGGGACGAGGAACTAATTGGCAAGAAGAAATTTTTGAAAATGCTTTAATGGAAAGTCATCAAATATCGTTTTCTGGAGGAAAAGAAGGTACTAATTATTTTGTCTCTGCTGGTCACGTTAATCAGGATGGTACTGTTATAGGATCAGATTTCAATAGATCTACTATTAGAGCAAATATTAATTCAAAATTAAGTGATAGAATAAATTTTGGGGTAAACATTACTGCTAGTAGAACAGATGAAAAATTAACTTTAAATGGAAGAAGTGATGGTATTATTGGTTTATCACTTTTGAATAATCCATCAATACCCGTTTATAATTTAGATGGCTCGTTTGCTGGTCCTGTAACTCCAGACGAGGTGGCTTTTGCATTAAGAAACCCAATTGCAGAAGCTTTAAGTCTTAGAAATAAATTGAGAAAAAATTCAATTTTAGGTAATATATATGCTGAATTTAAAATTTCTGAAAATATTACGCATAGAACAGAATTTGGTGGTTCATTTGGTACTGAATTACAAGATAGATTTACTCCGAGTTATAGTTATGGTGCTATTCCAGCTGGTGCAAATACATTAAGTATCACAAACCGACAAAATGATTACTGGATCATAAAAAACTTTTTAACCTATAATAATACATTCAATGAAAAGCATGATCTTACCGTAATGTTAGGAGCAGAGGCACAAGAATCTAGCTGGGGAGGTTCAACATCAACAGATGGTGATTTTGTTGGAAATGAAGTGCCAATTTTAGGTACTGGTGATGCAGATGATAACAATACACAGTATAAAGGAAGTTCTGCACTAGAATCTTATTTTGGAAGGTTAATTTATTCTTTTGATAATAAATATAGTTTGACTGCGTCATTAAGAGCTGATGGTTCTTCAAACTTTGCCGCTGGTAATAAATGGGGGTATTTTCCTTCTGTTTCGGCAGCTTGGAAAATGTCAAATGAAGATTTTATGAGTGATTTCAATGCCATACAAAATATAAAAATTTACGGTGGTTATGGTGAAGTAGGAAACCAAAATATCCCTGGTTTTGCTTATGGCTCTAGATTAACTACTGTGAATACAGGCTTAGGAACAGGTTTTTTACAATTTAATTTTCCAAATCCAGATTTGGTTTGGGAATCCTCTGTACAAACAAACTTTGGATTAGATTTTTCTTTATTTGACTCTAGCTTAAGTGCAACAATAGAATTGTACAATAAAGTGTCTAAAGATTTCTTATACCAGTATGCAGCTACCGATTTTATTACTGGCGGTAGTGCATTTGGTGCAATTCAAGCACCTTGGGTGAATTTAGGAGAAATGGAAAATAAAGGTATAGATGTTACTTTAAGTTACAATACATCTAGCGAAAATTTCTCTTGGAATTCCTCACTTACTGTATCACACTACAAAAACAAAGTAAGAAGCTTAGATAACGTTACACAGATTAACGGAACTATGAATATTAATTATGATGGTGAACAAAATATAACCATCACAAGACCAGGTGAACCTCTAGGCTTATTTTACGGACTTGAAGTTGAGGGCTTGTTCAGATCAGTTGATGATTTTGAAGGTGCCGCTATTCAATATGGTAGACCATTTGAAGACGCACTTTTTGCTACTACTTGGTTAGGCGATATTAAATATAAAGATCAAAATAATGATGGTGTAATTGATGATAATGATAGAACCGTAATTGGAAATCCACATCCAGACTTTACGTTTGGTTTTCAAAACTCATTTAATTACAAAAATTTTGATTTATCAGTATTTTTACAAGGTTCATATGGAAATGATGTGTTTAACGGAATTGGTAGATTACTTACTGCCGGTAACAGAACTTATACAAATCAGTTAAACTCAGTATTAGACTATTGGTCAGTTGATAATCCAGATGCAAGTTCTCCAAGATTAGCGAGAAATGATACGAGAAATATAGATGTTTCTGATAGATATGTTGAAGACGGTTCTTACCTTAGAATACAGAATGTAACATTAGGTTACACTTTAGACTCTAAATTATCTGAAAAAATTGGTATCGGTAAGCTAAAAATATACGGTAGTATTCAAAACTTATACACTTTTACAAACTACTCAGGATATGATCCAGAAATAGGGTCATACAACCAAAATACACTTCTAACAGGAATTGATGCTGGTCGTTATCCCTCACCTAGAACATATACTTTAGGTGTTAATGTTGAATTTTAA